In Rubrivirga marina, the following are encoded in one genomic region:
- a CDS encoding sodium:calcium symporter — MADASQTRDAWGSRIGLILAMAGNAVGLGNFLRFPVQAAENGGGSFMVPYFIALLLLGIPLMWVEWGIGRHGGRYGKGHVPGMLAALWRHPAAKYLGVMGMAIPIIVLIYYTYIESWSLAYAVFSISGTFQDRSPDEMASFLADYQSGGALAIGFFVVTLAINVWVISKGIEHGIERLAKIGMPVLFLFAVVLAGVVLFALTAQPGAGGATAADGLEFIYSPDFSLLGSPSVWLAAAGQIFFTLSVGMGTLSAYASYLKKDDDLLLSGLATSATNETAEVVLGGTIAIPAAVAFFGVTGAVAIAGEGAFNLGFVTMPIVFQSLPLGAFLGFMWFGLLFFAGITSSVAMATPLIAFFREEFGARREPVAWALGGLVLAAGLLHVALLDRGFLDEWDYWAGTFGLALFALVEVVLFMWVFKPENAWRELHEGADIRLPRVFKLVLTYVTPAYLGLLFLWWAVADAVPILAMEQTPNGTPYAPEDVPVVLLSRGVMVLLLVVGAVLVRVAWKRNGYDDRAGLPLVDDPALSRQAREAAEVGAPAVPPAPALEVS; from the coding sequence ATGGCAGACGCCTCGCAGACCCGAGACGCTTGGGGAAGCCGCATTGGCCTGATCCTGGCGATGGCCGGCAACGCCGTCGGCCTCGGCAACTTCCTCCGGTTCCCCGTGCAGGCGGCCGAGAACGGCGGCGGCTCGTTCATGGTGCCGTACTTCATCGCCCTCCTGCTGCTCGGCATCCCGCTGATGTGGGTCGAGTGGGGGATCGGGCGTCACGGCGGACGCTACGGGAAGGGCCACGTGCCCGGGATGCTGGCGGCCCTCTGGCGGCACCCCGCCGCGAAGTACCTCGGCGTGATGGGCATGGCCATCCCCATCATCGTCCTCATCTACTACACGTACATCGAGTCGTGGTCGCTGGCGTACGCGGTGTTCTCGATCTCGGGGACCTTCCAGGACCGCTCGCCCGACGAGATGGCGTCGTTCCTCGCCGACTACCAGTCGGGGGGGGCGTTGGCGATCGGGTTCTTCGTCGTGACGCTGGCGATCAACGTCTGGGTCATCTCGAAGGGCATCGAGCACGGGATCGAGCGGCTGGCGAAGATCGGGATGCCGGTCCTGTTCCTGTTCGCGGTCGTCCTCGCGGGCGTGGTCCTGTTCGCGCTCACGGCGCAGCCCGGCGCGGGCGGCGCGACGGCGGCCGACGGCCTCGAGTTCATCTACAGCCCGGACTTCTCGCTCCTCGGGAGCCCGAGCGTCTGGCTGGCGGCCGCGGGCCAGATCTTCTTTACGCTCTCGGTCGGGATGGGCACGCTCTCGGCCTACGCGAGCTACCTCAAGAAGGACGACGACCTCCTCCTCTCGGGCCTCGCCACGAGCGCGACGAACGAGACGGCCGAGGTCGTCCTCGGCGGGACGATCGCGATCCCGGCCGCGGTCGCCTTCTTCGGCGTCACCGGGGCGGTCGCGATCGCGGGCGAGGGCGCCTTCAACCTCGGCTTCGTGACGATGCCGATCGTGTTCCAAAGCCTCCCGCTCGGGGCGTTCCTCGGCTTCATGTGGTTCGGGCTCCTCTTCTTCGCCGGCATCACGTCGTCGGTCGCCATGGCGACGCCGCTGATCGCCTTCTTCCGCGAGGAGTTCGGGGCGCGCCGCGAGCCGGTCGCCTGGGCGCTCGGCGGCCTCGTCCTCGCCGCCGGCCTCCTCCACGTGGCGCTCCTCGATCGCGGGTTCCTCGACGAGTGGGACTACTGGGCGGGGACGTTCGGGCTGGCGCTCTTCGCCCTCGTCGAGGTGGTCCTCTTCATGTGGGTGTTCAAGCCCGAGAACGCGTGGCGCGAGCTCCACGAGGGCGCCGACATCCGCCTCCCGCGCGTGTTCAAACTCGTGCTGACGTACGTGACGCCGGCCTACCTCGGCCTCCTGTTCCTGTGGTGGGCCGTCGCCGACGCCGTGCCGATCCTGGCCATGGAGCAGACCCCGAACGGCACGCCGTACGCGCCCGAGGACGTGCCGGTCGTGCTCCTCTCGCGCGGCGTGATGGTGCTGCTCTTGGTCGTCGGCGCCGTCCTCGTCCGCGTCGCGTGGAAGCGGAACGGCTACGACGACCGCGCCGGCCTCCCACTCGTCGACGACCCGGCCCTCTCGCGGCAGGCCCGCGAGGCCGCCGAGGTGGGCGCCCCCGCTGTCCCCCCTGCCCCTGCCCTCGAGGTCTCCTGA
- the pstB gene encoding phosphate ABC transporter ATP-binding protein PstB: MTTTLPRPRPVRAPSEVAYEPPIKLEVRDLSVWYGSTQALHGVSLDVPERSVLALIGASGSGKSTLLRAMNRIHELTPGTRTEGDVRLDGQSVYGAADPVLVRRHIGMVFQAPNPFPKTIYENVAWGARINGLDGDMDDRVEEALEQAALFSEVKDRLHTSAYGLSGGQQQRLCIARALAVEPALLLMDEPTSALDPRASALIEETVRTLADRYTVVIVTHNMQQARRVSDRTAFMDAGRLVEVGETPQVFEAPREERTRAYVSGQFG, encoded by the coding sequence ATGACCACGACCCTCCCTCGTCCCCGCCCCGTCCGCGCCCCGTCCGAGGTGGCCTACGAGCCCCCGATCAAGCTGGAGGTCCGCGACCTCTCGGTCTGGTACGGGTCGACCCAGGCGCTCCACGGCGTCTCGCTCGACGTCCCCGAGCGGTCGGTCCTCGCCCTCATCGGCGCGTCGGGCTCGGGCAAGAGCACGCTGCTCCGGGCGATGAACCGGATCCACGAGCTCACGCCCGGCACGCGGACCGAGGGCGACGTCCGCCTCGACGGGCAGTCGGTCTACGGCGCGGCCGACCCGGTCCTCGTCCGGCGGCACATCGGGATGGTGTTCCAGGCGCCGAACCCGTTCCCCAAGACGATCTACGAGAACGTGGCGTGGGGCGCCCGCATCAACGGCCTCGACGGCGACATGGACGACCGGGTCGAGGAGGCGCTCGAGCAGGCGGCCCTCTTTTCCGAGGTCAAGGACCGGCTCCACACGTCGGCGTACGGGCTCTCGGGCGGGCAACAGCAGCGGCTCTGCATCGCGCGGGCCCTCGCCGTCGAGCCGGCCCTGCTCCTGATGGACGAGCCGACGAGCGCGCTCGACCCCCGCGCGTCGGCGCTCATCGAGGAGACCGTCCGGACCCTCGCCGATCGGTACACGGTCGTGATCGTGACGCACAACATGCAGCAGGCCCGCCGGGTCTCGGACCGGACTGCGTTCATGGACGCTGGCCGCCTCGTCGAGGTCGGCGAGACGCCGCAGGTGTTCGAGGCCCCGCGAGAGGAGCGGACGCGGGCCTATGTCTCCGGCCAGTTCGGCTGA